In Myxococcus stipitatus, the following are encoded in one genomic region:
- a CDS encoding CHAD domain-containing protein: MAQPTPVRGLSPDSELGLAARRILVARLADIRKPEAKLGDSFDEEAVHDMRVATRRLRAALQLFRSLGLGKLEPQVKRLQDALGGVRDLHVQSEWLRTVAMEARKEKPSTRADITTLGKTWLAGLEAHEARLRRELERWRSRTLPLLLRKVDALEDPHRFVGRRVKKPLDWRVRRVRKRMDVYADSPDAASAHALRKDLKKLRYELEIVQPALRRTLGALVQVFAPLQEGLGELHDADVRLEMFERLAARGKPRERKAARALLPLIRDGRAKSSAEVARELQRWHAEAIPRRLIHVVA, encoded by the coding sequence ATGGCGCAACCCACGCCCGTTCGAGGATTGAGCCCGGACAGCGAGCTGGGATTGGCCGCGCGGCGCATCCTCGTGGCGAGGCTCGCGGATATCCGCAAGCCCGAGGCGAAGCTCGGGGACTCGTTCGACGAGGAGGCCGTGCATGACATGCGCGTGGCGACGCGGCGGCTGCGCGCGGCGCTTCAGTTGTTCCGGTCGCTCGGGTTGGGGAAGCTGGAGCCCCAGGTGAAGCGGCTCCAGGACGCGCTGGGTGGAGTGCGGGACCTCCACGTTCAATCCGAGTGGTTGCGGACGGTCGCGATGGAGGCGCGGAAGGAGAAGCCGAGCACCCGGGCCGACATCACCACGCTGGGCAAGACCTGGCTCGCCGGGCTCGAGGCCCATGAGGCGCGGCTGCGGCGTGAGCTGGAACGGTGGAGGTCTCGCACGCTCCCGCTCTTGCTGCGCAAGGTCGACGCGTTGGAGGACCCTCACCGCTTTGTCGGGCGGCGGGTGAAGAAGCCCCTGGACTGGAGGGTGCGCCGGGTTCGCAAACGCATGGACGTGTACGCGGACTCGCCCGATGCGGCCTCGGCGCATGCGCTGCGCAAGGACCTGAAGAAGCTGCGCTACGAGCTGGAGATTGTCCAACCGGCCCTGCGCCGCACCCTCGGCGCGCTGGTGCAGGTGTTCGCTCCGCTGCAGGAGGGACTCGGCGAACTGCATGACGCGGATGTGCGGCTCGAGATGTTCGAGCGGCTCGCCGCCCGAGGGAAACCCCGGGAGCGCAAGGCCGCCCGCGCACTGCTACCGCTCATCCGCGATGGCCGAGCGAAGAGCTCCGCGGAGGTCGCACGGGAGCTCCAGCGCTGGCACGCCGAGGCGATTCCTCGGCGGCTGATTCACGTGGTCGCGTAG
- a CDS encoding TetR/AcrR family transcriptional regulator, translated as MTTRGVKKAAAPRRRAYHHGDLRQALVDATLKLIETEDVGAVSLREVARRAGVTAAAPYHHFRDKDALLAAVAEEGYRALNQRMDEAMTSAHPPRTDNQLRALAGCYVRFAVEHPAHYRVMFRQEWSDEEKYASLHTEGMRAYGRLQTLAREAKAATGDKVDMDTLAFTIWAWVHGLAALWNEGPLRKKSRSDSIEPLLERSTELFVGWVMAK; from the coding sequence ATGACGACCCGGGGCGTGAAGAAGGCGGCGGCGCCGCGGCGGCGGGCCTACCACCACGGGGACTTGCGTCAGGCCCTGGTGGACGCGACGTTGAAGCTCATCGAGACCGAGGACGTGGGCGCGGTGTCGCTGCGCGAAGTGGCGCGGCGGGCGGGGGTGACGGCGGCGGCGCCGTACCACCACTTCCGGGACAAGGACGCGCTGCTGGCCGCGGTGGCGGAGGAGGGCTACCGGGCGCTCAACCAGCGGATGGACGAGGCGATGACGAGCGCCCATCCTCCTCGCACGGACAACCAGCTCCGAGCGCTCGCCGGGTGCTATGTGCGCTTCGCCGTGGAGCATCCCGCGCACTACCGCGTCATGTTCCGGCAGGAGTGGAGCGACGAGGAGAAGTACGCGAGCCTGCACACGGAGGGCATGCGCGCCTACGGGCGGCTCCAGACGCTGGCCCGGGAGGCCAAGGCGGCCACGGGCGACAAGGTGGACATGGACACGCTGGCCTTCACCATCTGGGCCTGGGTGCACGGCCTGGCCGCGCTGTGGAACGAGGGGCCGCTGCGCAAGAAGTCCCGGAGCGACAGCATCGAACCGCTGCTGGAGCGCTCCACGGAGCTGTTCGTCGGGTGGGTGATGGCGAAGTAG
- a CDS encoding SDR family oxidoreductase, with protein MRAFVTGSTGLLGSNVVRALVAQGHTVRALARSPSKARQVLGGLEGVEVVEGDMLDVKGFAAALEGCDAVIHTAAYFREYYAPGDHWPKLYAINVKATVELAEEAHRRGVKRFVDISSSGTVGTKPDGSAGDESTPPAPVASSNLYFKSKVESERELNAFSARTGLEVVYVLPGWMFGPWDAGPTAAGQFVLDFLAGKMPALLDGGSALVDARDVARATVAAAQKGRAGERYIVGGEFVDLATLSQTLERVSGVKGPRRTLPHGLAVALAVMGQTWARMTGTETSLTVEGVRVMHAKLSVDSAKARRELGASFRPLEETLRDTVAWLREHKLKAAPAAKKPQMATSP; from the coding sequence ATGCGCGCGTTCGTGACGGGAAGCACGGGCCTGTTGGGGAGCAACGTGGTGCGGGCGCTGGTGGCCCAGGGGCACACGGTGCGGGCGCTGGCCCGTTCGCCGTCGAAGGCTCGCCAGGTGTTGGGCGGCCTGGAGGGAGTGGAGGTGGTGGAAGGGGACATGCTGGACGTGAAGGGCTTCGCGGCCGCGTTGGAGGGTTGTGACGCGGTCATCCACACGGCGGCCTACTTCCGTGAATACTACGCGCCCGGCGACCACTGGCCGAAGCTGTATGCCATCAACGTGAAGGCCACGGTGGAGCTGGCCGAGGAGGCGCACCGGCGCGGGGTGAAGCGCTTCGTGGACATCAGCTCCTCGGGGACGGTGGGGACGAAGCCGGACGGCTCGGCGGGTGACGAGAGCACGCCTCCCGCGCCCGTGGCCTCCTCCAACCTGTACTTCAAGAGCAAGGTGGAGTCGGAGCGGGAGCTGAATGCCTTCAGCGCGCGCACGGGGCTGGAGGTGGTCTACGTGCTGCCGGGGTGGATGTTCGGCCCCTGGGACGCGGGCCCCACGGCCGCGGGCCAGTTCGTGCTGGATTTCCTCGCGGGGAAGATGCCGGCGCTGCTCGACGGAGGCTCGGCGCTGGTGGATGCGCGCGACGTGGCCCGGGCCACGGTGGCGGCGGCCCAGAAGGGACGTGCGGGCGAGCGGTACATCGTGGGCGGTGAGTTCGTGGACCTGGCGACCCTCTCCCAGACGCTCGAGCGGGTGTCGGGCGTGAAGGGGCCGCGCCGGACGCTGCCGCATGGGCTGGCGGTGGCCCTGGCGGTGATGGGCCAGACCTGGGCCCGGATGACGGGCACCGAGACGTCGCTGACGGTGGAGGGCGTCCGAGTCATGCACGCGAAGTTGAGCGTGGACTCAGCGAAGGCCCGCCGGGAGCTGGGCGCGTCGTTCCGTCCGTTGGAGGAGACGCTACGCGACACGGTGGCGTGGCTGCGAGAGCACAAGCTCAAGGCCGCGCCCGCCGCGAAGAAGCCCCAGATGGCCACGTCCCCCTGA
- a CDS encoding helix-turn-helix domain-containing protein, translating into MAVAAVGRGASCHAVARALECATSTVVGAVRRYREGGRQALRDRRENNGRPKVDERFRERLVRVLAGTPEDWGWCRPTWTRELLCQELARRGLVRVSVATMVKSRILCSWFRGGTGGRMPCGSIIQPCLAQPRR; encoded by the coding sequence ATGGCCGTGGCGGCGGTGGGGCGAGGCGCCTCGTGCCACGCCGTCGCCCGGGCATTGGAGTGCGCGACCTCGACGGTGGTGGGCGCAGTCCGCCGCTACCGGGAAGGGGGTCGGCAAGCCCTTCGGGACAGGAGGGAGAACAACGGTCGGCCCAAGGTAGATGAGCGGTTTCGCGAGCGGCTGGTGCGAGTGCTTGCGGGGACGCCCGAGGATTGGGGCTGGTGTCGTCCTACCTGGACTCGGGAGCTGCTGTGCCAGGAGTTGGCCCGCCGAGGCCTGGTGCGCGTGTCGGTGGCCACCATGGTCAAGTCCCGAATCCTGTGTAGTTGGTTCAGAGGGGGTACAGGAGGAAGAATGCCTTGCGGCAGCATCATTCAGCCATGTCTGGCTCAGCCGAGGCGATAA
- a CDS encoding acyl-CoA desaturase, which translates to MVPFFFAAHWMLSVLFQSLFQHRYAAHRMYTMTPRAERILHLGTALVQGSSYLDPRAYAILHREHHAYADTVRDPHSPAQQKNPLRMMLETARRFGGLLSGRIQAEARFLGGYPEWPALDRFFNSWTAHLGFGALYTLFYKRFATRRWHWALLPVHFVMGPVHGAIVNWCGHRYGYRNFTTRDQSRNTLPLDVVCMGELFQNNHHATPASPDFAARRFELDPTWQVMRLLARLKLIRLAHPPQAHPGGPSRRSPRPIRRPSDNHEVQGTPMKFKALPCRHAHL; encoded by the coding sequence ATGGTCCCTTTCTTCTTCGCCGCTCATTGGATGCTGAGTGTGCTCTTCCAGAGCCTATTCCAGCATCGCTACGCCGCGCACCGAATGTACACGATGACTCCGCGCGCCGAACGCATCCTCCACCTAGGCACTGCACTGGTACAGGGTTCGAGCTATCTCGATCCACGCGCTTACGCCATTCTGCATCGCGAGCACCACGCCTATGCGGACACCGTCCGCGACCCGCACTCACCCGCGCAGCAGAAGAATCCTCTGCGCATGATGCTGGAGACTGCGCGTCGCTTCGGGGGGCTTCTGTCTGGCCGCATCCAGGCCGAGGCACGCTTCCTCGGTGGCTACCCCGAGTGGCCCGCCCTGGACCGTTTTTTCAATAGCTGGACCGCACACTTGGGATTCGGTGCGCTCTATACCCTTTTCTACAAGCGCTTTGCCACACGCCGATGGCACTGGGCACTGCTCCCCGTCCACTTCGTGATGGGGCCAGTGCACGGCGCCATCGTGAACTGGTGCGGACACCGGTACGGCTATCGCAACTTCACGACCCGAGATCAGTCACGCAATACACTGCCCCTGGACGTGGTGTGCATGGGCGAGCTGTTCCAGAACAACCACCACGCCACGCCAGCGAGCCCTGACTTCGCCGCCAGGCGATTCGAACTGGACCCCACCTGGCAAGTGATGCGGCTGCTCGCCCGGTTGAAGCTCATCCGGTTGGCGCACCCACCGCAGGCGCATCCAGGGGGCCCAAGCAGGCGCAGCCCGCGCCCAATTCGCCGGCCGTCTGACAACCATGAAGTTCAAGGCACTCCCATGAAGTTCAAGGCACTCCCATGCCGACATGCCCATCTTTGA
- a CDS encoding IS630 family transposase yields the protein MAVAAVGRGASCHAVARALECATSTVVSAVRRYREGGRQAFRDRRESNGRPKVDERFRERLVRVLEGTPEDWGWCRPTWIRELLCQELARRRTLALLGTRLKAAKPIVECPWPGWKRRRRLHELRCLEAYGSSREPVLHVDEVDIHLNPKVGRDWCMPGHRRVVVTPGNNQKRYLAGALNVRTGRLTWVEERSKASALFIQLLWRLASVYRRSRRIHLVLDNAAVHSSRKTRKVLAQLAGRFVLHFLPPYYPQGNRIERVWLDLHANVARNHRCRTMDRLMARVHAYLAARSAQRSASPSLRRADLRRTA from the coding sequence ATGGCGGTGGCGGCCGTGGGACGAGGAGCCTCGTGTCACGCCGTCGCCCGGGCATTGGAGTGCGCGACCTCGACGGTGGTGAGTGCGGTCCGTCGCTACCGCGAGGGTGGACGGCAGGCCTTTCGGGACAGGAGAGAGAGCAACGGACGCCCCAAGGTAGACGAGCGGTTCCGCGAGCGGCTGGTGCGAGTACTGGAGGGGACGCCCGAGGATTGGGGCTGGTGTCGTCCGACATGGATTCGGGAGTTGCTGTGCCAGGAGTTGGCCCGGCGGCGCACACTCGCCTTGCTCGGCACCCGGCTCAAGGCGGCCAAGCCCATCGTCGAGTGTCCTTGGCCTGGGTGGAAGAGACGCCGTCGGCTCCACGAGTTGAGGTGTCTCGAGGCGTATGGCTCATCCAGGGAGCCCGTTCTCCACGTGGACGAAGTCGACATTCACCTCAATCCCAAGGTGGGACGCGATTGGTGCATGCCTGGGCACAGGCGCGTGGTGGTGACACCCGGCAACAACCAGAAGCGCTACCTGGCTGGAGCTCTCAATGTCCGCACCGGAAGGCTGACGTGGGTAGAGGAAAGGAGCAAAGCCAGCGCGCTCTTCATTCAACTTCTCTGGCGTCTGGCGAGTGTGTATCGGCGCTCTCGCCGCATCCACCTCGTCCTCGACAACGCCGCCGTCCACTCCAGCAGGAAGACACGAAAGGTGCTCGCGCAGCTCGCCGGGCGATTCGTCCTCCACTTCCTGCCGCCCTACTACCCCCAGGGCAATCGCATCGAGCGTGTGTGGCTCGACCTGCATGCCAATGTCGCCCGCAATCACCGCTGCCGAACCATGGACCGGCTCATGGCCCGGGTGCATGCCTACCTCGCCGCCCGCTCCGCCCAGCGTTCCGCCAGTCCATCCCTACGCCGTGCCGACCTCAGGCGTACCGCCTGA
- a CDS encoding tenascin-X, which produces MNQRWVVILGCLGFGGVLMGCGSTLEEPEGVTARASIFAESPSPWVCGQDGSCDEGETHETCPLDCDGPDPFCGDGRCNGTESNQSCPQDCDAPAPFCGDGLCAGSETHQTYPAACDGPVSGVCGNDGVCDEGETHETCPFDCDGPL; this is translated from the coding sequence ATGAATCAGCGATGGGTGGTCATCCTGGGATGTCTGGGGTTCGGCGGCGTGCTCATGGGATGTGGCTCGACCCTGGAGGAGCCGGAGGGCGTCACGGCGCGGGCCTCAATCTTCGCTGAGAGCCCGTCGCCGTGGGTGTGTGGGCAGGATGGGAGCTGCGACGAAGGCGAGACCCACGAGACCTGTCCCCTCGACTGCGACGGCCCCGACCCGTTCTGTGGCGATGGCCGCTGCAACGGCACCGAATCAAATCAGTCCTGTCCCCAGGACTGTGATGCACCGGCCCCGTTCTGTGGCGACGGCCTGTGCGCTGGCTCGGAGACGCACCAGACCTATCCGGCGGCCTGTGACGGACCTGTTTCTGGCGTCTGTGGAAACGACGGGGTCTGCGACGAGGGCGAGACCCATGAGACCTGCCCATTCGACTGTGACGGTCCCCTCTAA
- a CDS encoding inorganic diphosphatase, with the protein MEPDLSRLPTRGLQGAFHVIVESPRGSTVKLKYEATLGAFSLSRPLPRGLRYPFDWGFIPSTKGPDGDPLDAMVLWDDTTWPGVLLPCRALGVLQVDQGNTGGEPGERQRNDRILAVPMAAPRYEPLRTYQDVSRRERDELAHFFLAAVRFEDKDARILGWEGPEAVERMLTPPSSAGS; encoded by the coding sequence ATGGAACCGGACCTCTCCCGCTTGCCCACGCGCGGTCTCCAGGGCGCATTCCACGTCATCGTCGAGTCGCCTCGCGGCTCGACGGTGAAGCTCAAGTACGAGGCCACGCTCGGCGCCTTCTCCCTCTCCCGTCCGCTCCCCCGAGGGCTGCGGTATCCGTTCGACTGGGGGTTCATTCCCTCGACGAAGGGGCCGGATGGAGACCCGCTCGACGCCATGGTGCTCTGGGATGACACCACCTGGCCCGGAGTGCTGTTGCCCTGCCGCGCGCTGGGCGTGCTCCAGGTGGACCAGGGGAATACAGGGGGAGAGCCGGGCGAGCGCCAACGCAATGACCGCATCCTCGCCGTGCCCATGGCCGCGCCCCGGTATGAGCCCTTGCGCACGTACCAGGACGTGTCCCGGCGCGAGCGGGATGAGCTGGCGCACTTCTTCCTCGCCGCCGTGCGCTTCGAGGACAAGGACGCACGCATCCTCGGATGGGAGGGCCCCGAGGCCGTCGAGCGGATGTTGACGCCCCCGTCCTCGGCGGGGAGCTGA
- a CDS encoding PRC-barrel domain-containing protein: MRFSERVRPGHTVVAAGGQQIGTVEALSIDSETWKVEGLQVKLSPEAADQIGAFWNFFHAGRVELPTRIVQSVSDTVVLSVSLDDLRQVLPQDPAQHSHEA, translated from the coding sequence ATGCGATTCTCAGAACGCGTCCGCCCTGGCCACACCGTCGTCGCGGCAGGAGGACAGCAAATAGGTACCGTAGAAGCCTTGTCCATCGACAGCGAGACGTGGAAGGTCGAGGGACTTCAAGTGAAGTTGAGCCCGGAAGCTGCTGACCAGATTGGGGCGTTCTGGAACTTCTTCCACGCGGGCCGAGTCGAACTGCCTACGCGCATCGTCCAGTCGGTCAGTGACACCGTGGTCCTGTCTGTTTCCTTGGACGACCTTCGCCAGGTATTACCACAGGACCCCGCACAACATTCGCATGAAGCATGA